Proteins encoded together in one Planctopirus ephydatiae window:
- a CDS encoding metal-dependent transcriptional regulator, with protein sequence MTSLTVENYLKAMLQIGLKHQQHWVTTGQLASELNVSPGSVTSMLKTLSEANLAEYRPYGGVALTDTGKTLALRMLRRHRLIELFLVQTLKLTWDQVHEEAEHMEHAVSDFLVERIDEFLDRPVADPHGDPIPASDGVMRGVEEATFPLAEISCGEWFRVSRVVNQDPSFLRFLTESGIEIGSIGIVRSNSPEAGMVSFELSGRPLNLGHSAAADLQVVVCKPEA encoded by the coding sequence ATGACCAGTCTGACTGTCGAAAACTACCTGAAGGCCATGCTTCAGATCGGCCTCAAGCATCAGCAGCACTGGGTCACAACTGGTCAACTGGCTTCCGAGCTCAATGTATCGCCTGGTTCGGTCACCAGCATGCTCAAGACCCTCAGTGAGGCCAATCTGGCGGAGTATCGACCATATGGCGGAGTCGCATTGACGGACACCGGGAAAACACTGGCTCTGCGAATGCTTCGCAGACATCGCTTGATTGAGCTTTTTCTCGTGCAGACATTGAAGTTGACCTGGGATCAGGTGCATGAAGAAGCCGAGCACATGGAGCATGCCGTCAGTGATTTTCTGGTTGAACGGATTGATGAGTTTCTTGACCGACCAGTCGCCGATCCTCATGGCGATCCCATACCGGCCTCTGATGGTGTCATGCGAGGCGTGGAAGAAGCCACGTTTCCTTTAGCAGAAATCTCCTGTGGTGAATGGTTTCGTGTCAGTCGGGTGGTGAACCAGGATCCTTCGTTTTTGAGATTTTTGACTGAGTCTGGAATCGAGATTGGATCGATTGGGATCGTTCGCAGCAACAGTCCTGAAGCTGGCATGGTTTCGTTCGAACTCTCGGGTCGACCGCTGAATCTTGGCCACTCAGCCGCGGCAGATCTGCAGGTAGTCGTTTGCAAGCCAGAGGCTTGA
- a CDS encoding AAA family ATPase → MNNAVIDNSSRWSRSANEHDPAHRMNPAGENDLANFRQKIDQLRSRLNSALLGKPAVVEYVLASLLAQGHVLLEDKPGLGKTTLAIALSQSIGSRFRRVQCTPDLLPSDLTGFNIYNQKTQEFEFQKGPVFTEVLLADEINRATPRTQSALLEAMAEKQVTIDGMTYQLPATFFVIATQNPHEQHGTYPLPEAQLDRFAMKLSIGYPQQDDEARMLAAAVKSSPEQVKSVRTTADESCLTPAELLHLQQLTAAIHVQPNVQNYLVQVARASRNHPRIALGLSPRALLIWQRLGQAWAWLQGRDFVTPSDLQEVAYPVLAVRLVIDEDSTEKMITELISSVPVP, encoded by the coding sequence GTGAATAACGCCGTCATCGACAATTCATCGCGGTGGAGTCGTTCTGCCAATGAACACGATCCTGCTCATCGCATGAATCCCGCCGGAGAGAATGATCTGGCGAACTTCCGTCAGAAGATCGATCAATTAAGAAGCCGCTTGAATTCCGCATTGTTAGGAAAACCGGCTGTTGTGGAGTATGTGCTGGCTTCATTGCTCGCACAGGGGCATGTGCTTCTGGAAGATAAGCCAGGTCTTGGGAAAACAACGCTGGCCATTGCCCTTTCTCAATCGATCGGCAGCCGATTTCGCAGGGTTCAGTGTACTCCCGATCTGCTTCCCAGTGATCTGACGGGTTTCAATATCTACAACCAGAAAACGCAGGAATTCGAATTTCAGAAAGGCCCTGTATTCACCGAAGTGTTGCTGGCCGACGAAATCAATCGCGCCACTCCACGAACTCAAAGTGCGCTGCTGGAGGCCATGGCGGAAAAGCAGGTGACGATTGACGGAATGACTTATCAGTTACCTGCCACTTTTTTTGTCATTGCGACGCAAAACCCGCATGAACAGCACGGGACTTACCCCTTGCCTGAGGCTCAGCTTGATCGCTTTGCCATGAAGCTTTCGATTGGTTATCCCCAGCAGGATGATGAAGCTCGCATGCTGGCAGCGGCAGTCAAGTCGAGTCCAGAGCAGGTCAAGTCCGTCAGAACCACTGCTGATGAGAGCTGCCTGACGCCTGCCGAATTGCTCCATTTGCAGCAGTTGACGGCAGCGATTCATGTGCAGCCGAACGTGCAGAATTATCTGGTTCAGGTAGCCCGTGCCTCTCGTAATCATCCCCGAATTGCTTTAGGGCTAAGTCCTCGTGCGCTGCTCATCTGGCAACGACTGGGGCAAGCGTGGGCGTGGTTGCAAGGCCGGGATTTTGTCACGCCCAGCGATCTTCAGGAGGTCGCTTATCCGGTACTGGCTGTCCGTCTGGTGATCGATGAAGACTCGACCGAAAAAATGATCACAGAGCTGATTTCATCAGTACCAGTCCCCTGA
- the hpnC gene encoding squalene synthase HpnC has translation MPESRERWRSFDEEIREWGPQGSRKACSLAEAESYCRKLATGHYENFPLVSLLLPKKLHQPFFNVYAFCRWSDDLGDEINDPTRSLQLLQWWREQMVLCHQMASSQELSGEISLAHPVMIALQKTIQEFGIPLQPFVDLISAFEQDQCQTRYETFEDLLNYCERSANPVGRLVLYLGRDVSEQNVFWSDAICTGLQLANFWQDVARDYQIGRIYLPVAEMKEFGVSEETIRERVSTEAFQKLMTFQVERTRFFFEKGKPLVNHVTNDLRLDVDLFIRGGECILDKIARINYRVLETRPKVTKWDGGRLLIMALGRSLRKRFFG, from the coding sequence ATGCCTGAGAGTAGGGAACGGTGGCGATCCTTTGACGAAGAGATCAGGGAGTGGGGACCTCAAGGTTCTCGAAAAGCCTGTTCTCTGGCAGAGGCGGAGAGCTATTGTCGAAAGCTGGCCACGGGACATTACGAGAATTTCCCGCTCGTTTCGCTGCTGTTACCTAAAAAGCTGCATCAGCCATTTTTTAATGTCTATGCCTTTTGCCGCTGGTCTGATGATCTCGGAGACGAAATCAACGATCCCACTCGATCACTGCAGCTGCTCCAGTGGTGGCGCGAGCAGATGGTCTTATGTCACCAGATGGCCAGCAGTCAGGAGTTATCCGGGGAAATCTCTCTCGCACATCCAGTGATGATTGCTCTGCAAAAGACCATTCAAGAATTCGGAATTCCTTTACAACCGTTTGTTGATCTGATTTCCGCGTTCGAGCAGGATCAGTGCCAGACGAGATATGAGACTTTTGAGGATCTGCTGAATTATTGTGAGCGGAGTGCGAATCCTGTTGGGAGACTCGTGCTGTACCTGGGCAGGGATGTTTCCGAGCAGAATGTCTTCTGGTCAGATGCGATTTGTACGGGATTGCAATTGGCAAACTTCTGGCAGGATGTTGCGCGAGACTATCAGATTGGCAGGATCTACCTTCCGGTGGCAGAGATGAAAGAGTTTGGTGTTTCTGAGGAGACGATTCGAGAGCGAGTTTCGACGGAAGCGTTTCAAAAGTTGATGACTTTTCAAGTGGAGCGAACGCGTTTCTTCTTTGAAAAGGGAAAGCCACTTGTGAACCATGTCACCAACGATTTGAGGCTGGACGTTGATTTGTTTATTCGCGGCGGAGAATGCATTCTCGATAAGATTGCCAGGATCAATTATCGAGTTCTGGAAACCAGGCCCAAAGTCACCAAGTGGGATGGAGGACGATTGCTGATCATGGCGCTGGGGCGAAGTCTTCGGAAAAGGTTTTTTGGCTGA
- a CDS encoding transglutaminase-like domain-containing protein, translating to MPANQRVSTLLTYTLAALSSMTFEVVLGEPERAIWLSCVIGISKVVLALLAGWLLKFSLPTYFSRSEGQDHSLPIISGLVVAILSIELITRAQLGLWLPLELLLLLALQAVMMALVIISGWGNYHGMVAVMSTFLILFSAALGKPWWLQILVLGYLAAGIWWLMGKHWESLHSHLISSSSRKFPRTWLLIVPLLLGLTMLAIPLGYAGVTGSLSGFMPSSGGNGDSSPWARGGVNDGDTVIAGTENVKSFAPIDDAPFMTSHDPSLYDLFDDSYNEPIIPRNQDRAIALPRQFRSTAEQKMAKAQTGGRPFSMLRKSETEKKTLPTNISTDAVAFLVGRVPLHLSLQTFAVFDGVVWQAEAEPSIASMQGTIQTIEGKPWFVLPVETRPMGFDQSELHAIKLVQLDTNAIPSPPGLEAVMIDQLTDATFYRWASPGRLRLDRERLPDLTVIHLQSAPVAEKSLRSSRANFPVGAMQYLGMPDDDHLLRLEELAEQITKPYPRGWSQIAAIRDYVRSHYQLDREVRPPVDCENVPAWFLFDSKRGSDYHFAAATAMLLRAAGYPSRLVTGLYARDDRYDYRLRHTAILQEDVHTWVEIHAGLNWWVTVEPTPGYKVLQPVPTISESIMLAIWWSLQIVWQNFFVLLASFAMASVAFWQRHHLLAEWKAYRWRKSCLQLNREALLEAGKVLSLRFKAASWDKPDSCTLGRWLRQIRRSLDTTVSRIDGLKSASDMNVTLTRTNEKIRTMAPALRELSRLFECFAELHDAALYGPEDCFERLPSAEAQSSLARLKQLDGHWSSWRLKRVLTVLAQESERSQALSEDTNQPCEFTGGTSSGVVISADTRKAAARFGLNQDQLIASAQSINL from the coding sequence ATGCCGGCTAACCAGCGAGTCAGCACGCTGCTCACATACACGCTTGCAGCGTTATCGAGCATGACTTTTGAGGTTGTGCTTGGTGAACCCGAGCGGGCAATCTGGCTTTCATGCGTCATTGGGATTAGTAAAGTCGTTCTGGCATTGCTGGCTGGATGGCTGCTGAAATTCAGTTTACCAACTTATTTTTCCAGGTCAGAAGGGCAGGATCACTCACTCCCCATCATCAGCGGGCTGGTGGTAGCGATATTGAGTATCGAACTCATCACGCGTGCGCAACTGGGGCTCTGGCTACCTCTGGAACTGCTTCTGCTCCTGGCGTTGCAAGCCGTCATGATGGCACTGGTCATCATCAGTGGCTGGGGGAACTATCACGGCATGGTCGCGGTGATGTCGACGTTTTTGATTCTCTTTTCGGCAGCACTTGGCAAGCCCTGGTGGTTGCAGATTCTCGTGCTGGGATATCTCGCTGCCGGGATCTGGTGGCTGATGGGAAAACATTGGGAGAGTCTGCATTCCCATCTGATCTCGTCCAGTTCAAGGAAGTTTCCGCGCACATGGCTATTGATTGTGCCTCTGCTATTGGGATTGACGATGCTCGCCATTCCGCTGGGTTATGCGGGTGTGACAGGCTCGCTTTCCGGGTTTATGCCCAGTTCGGGTGGAAATGGAGACTCAAGCCCCTGGGCGCGAGGGGGTGTCAATGATGGCGACACCGTGATTGCCGGAACGGAGAACGTCAAAAGTTTTGCCCCGATTGATGACGCACCGTTCATGACCTCTCATGACCCCAGTCTGTACGACCTCTTCGATGATTCCTATAACGAACCGATCATTCCCAGGAATCAGGATCGAGCCATTGCGCTGCCTCGACAGTTTCGATCGACTGCCGAGCAGAAAATGGCGAAGGCTCAGACGGGTGGCCGTCCTTTTTCCATGTTGAGAAAATCAGAGACGGAGAAGAAGACTCTTCCCACCAACATCTCGACGGACGCCGTGGCATTTTTAGTCGGGCGAGTACCACTGCATTTGTCGCTGCAGACTTTTGCCGTATTTGATGGTGTGGTCTGGCAGGCCGAGGCTGAGCCGTCCATCGCATCGATGCAGGGAACAATCCAGACGATCGAGGGGAAGCCCTGGTTTGTACTTCCGGTGGAAACTCGCCCAATGGGGTTTGACCAGAGTGAACTGCATGCCATCAAGCTCGTGCAGCTCGATACCAATGCGATTCCATCGCCGCCAGGTCTTGAAGCCGTCATGATTGATCAATTAACGGATGCCACTTTTTACCGATGGGCATCCCCCGGCCGATTACGGCTGGATCGTGAGAGATTGCCGGACCTGACGGTAATCCATCTCCAATCAGCACCTGTGGCTGAGAAATCACTGCGATCGAGTCGAGCGAACTTTCCCGTCGGTGCGATGCAGTATCTGGGAATGCCTGATGATGATCACCTTCTGCGTCTTGAAGAATTAGCGGAACAGATTACCAAGCCCTATCCTCGTGGCTGGTCTCAAATTGCCGCCATTCGAGATTACGTGCGTTCACATTACCAGCTTGATCGAGAAGTTCGCCCCCCTGTCGATTGTGAGAATGTCCCTGCATGGTTTCTGTTCGATTCCAAAAGGGGAAGCGATTATCACTTTGCAGCAGCGACAGCCATGCTCCTGCGAGCTGCTGGTTATCCCTCCCGGTTAGTAACAGGCCTGTATGCCCGGGATGATCGATACGATTATCGATTGAGGCATACGGCGATTCTCCAAGAGGACGTGCACACCTGGGTCGAGATTCATGCCGGTCTCAACTGGTGGGTCACCGTCGAGCCCACTCCCGGCTACAAAGTCTTGCAGCCGGTTCCAACAATTTCCGAATCGATCATGTTGGCGATCTGGTGGTCGTTACAAATCGTCTGGCAGAATTTTTTCGTTCTGTTGGCGAGTTTCGCGATGGCTTCTGTCGCATTCTGGCAGCGCCATCATCTGCTGGCGGAATGGAAGGCTTACAGGTGGCGTAAATCTTGCCTTCAACTGAATCGAGAAGCTCTGCTGGAGGCAGGGAAAGTCCTTTCGCTGCGATTCAAAGCCGCATCGTGGGATAAGCCAGATTCCTGCACTCTGGGACGCTGGCTTCGACAGATCCGGCGAAGCCTGGATACCACAGTCTCAAGAATCGATGGCCTCAAATCAGCAAGTGACATGAATGTAACACTGACAAGAACGAACGAGAAAATTCGGACGATGGCTCCAGCACTTCGAGAATTGTCGCGATTATTCGAGTGCTTTGCAGAATTGCACGATGCGGCTCTTTATGGCCCTGAGGATTGTTTCGAGAGGCTCCCGTCAGCTGAGGCTCAATCATCACTGGCCCGGTTGAAGCAACTGGATGGCCATTGGAGCAGTTGGAGACTCAAACGCGTGCTCACGGTTCTGGCCCAGGAGTCTGAGCGAAGTCAGGCATTGAGCGAAGACACAAATCAGCCGTGTGAATTCACGGGAGGTACTTCCTCAGGTGTGGTGATTTCGGCAGATACTCGAAAAGCAGCCGCCAGATTCGGGCTGAATCAGGATCAGCTGATCGCCAGTGCTCAATCAATAAACTTGTAA
- a CDS encoding acyltransferase family protein codes for MLRVPGAMVGSNTFPPPVIANRDRGLDALRGGGAFLVVVLHATIPYLHHPLQGLAWPARSSASSSLADGLFWWIESFIMPLFFCLSGYGCWHSLKNRSAVEFMRSRLKRLGRPFLAGCMIILPIEMYLWIGGWVLSGELPAVKLRSLKLTGDYAQLWGFSHLWYLQYLLLMSLPLALWKTQPWNSTPEGSSEAASVLSIPRKNPGTLKAMLCGLAFLGIVSLTLTWRPDVVTGFQHGFLPDPAKFAYSAEFFLLGITLAALGQPRFLDHPAVLGFSLLTAIAALTAVYQLTHAPQMLNFANETWTSPHRWLSGILLAATAFFWTLTCWMMATKLPPLPPLVSRLAKASFWIYLVHHPLIVALEIGAVRTSLPATIQFLLVAGVGFALSWWSYHAWIEGSLADRLLHGQSLRRSPDHFKSSGNREHTAQAA; via the coding sequence ATGCTGCGTGTTCCAGGAGCCATGGTGGGCTCGAACACTTTTCCGCCGCCGGTTATTGCCAACCGGGATCGGGGACTGGATGCCCTCCGCGGTGGTGGGGCATTTCTGGTGGTCGTGCTCCATGCAACGATTCCTTATCTGCATCATCCCCTTCAGGGACTGGCTTGGCCGGCCCGGTCCTCAGCCTCTTCGAGTCTCGCCGACGGACTCTTCTGGTGGATTGAGTCGTTCATCATGCCACTGTTTTTCTGTCTGAGTGGCTACGGCTGCTGGCATAGCCTGAAAAACCGCAGTGCTGTTGAATTCATGAGATCCCGACTCAAACGCCTGGGAAGACCTTTCCTCGCCGGCTGCATGATCATCCTGCCTATTGAGATGTATTTATGGATTGGTGGCTGGGTTCTCAGTGGAGAGTTGCCAGCCGTTAAATTACGTAGCCTGAAATTGACCGGTGACTACGCTCAACTCTGGGGGTTCAGCCACCTCTGGTACTTGCAGTATCTGCTGCTGATGAGTCTTCCCCTTGCCCTCTGGAAAACTCAACCGTGGAATTCAACCCCTGAAGGATCGAGCGAGGCAGCATCCGTGCTTTCGATTCCAAGAAAGAATCCAGGAACCCTGAAAGCCATGCTTTGCGGCCTCGCATTTTTAGGCATCGTCAGCCTGACTCTCACCTGGCGACCTGATGTTGTGACTGGATTTCAGCACGGATTTCTTCCAGATCCTGCCAAGTTTGCTTATTCCGCCGAATTCTTTCTACTTGGCATAACCCTGGCTGCACTCGGCCAACCTCGGTTTCTCGATCATCCTGCAGTTCTTGGATTTTCGTTATTGACGGCCATAGCCGCCTTGACCGCCGTTTATCAACTCACTCACGCGCCCCAAATGCTGAACTTTGCCAACGAGACGTGGACCTCACCTCACCGCTGGCTGTCAGGCATCCTGCTGGCGGCGACAGCATTTTTCTGGACACTCACCTGCTGGATGATGGCCACCAAATTGCCCCCACTTCCGCCGCTGGTTTCTCGCTTGGCAAAAGCCTCTTTCTGGATCTATCTGGTCCATCATCCGCTGATTGTGGCTTTAGAAATTGGTGCCGTGCGGACATCGCTGCCAGCGACCATCCAGTTTTTACTCGTTGCTGGAGTCGGATTTGCGCTTTCGTGGTGGAGCTACCACGCCTGGATTGAAGGAAGCCTGGCCGATCGACTCCTTCACGGTCAATCACTACGCCGAAGCCCTGACCACTTCAAGAGTTCAGGCAATCGCGAGCACACAGCGCAGGCTGCGTAA
- a CDS encoding DUF58 domain-containing protein: protein MLGRLLLKVSSAAHGLLTYDFCPWANRWVYWVKHPLSFLSLTTIAAIACAIWINPYSFIGVAGALLILAVGYVWPYLSMWGVSGEIEFEQTHCSEGESARIQLVVNNRWPWPVWGLKIVCPTSPQSRQATGEGHPVPREVWASLASIPAGTHSTFRWEWFPSVRGEYPQVIPCLESSFPFGFQVASRKLQVRNRLIVWPRVWTLTSLLDAIEVFPTAEVFSDHRVGDQGDLLGTRAFRQGDSLRRVHWAQTARHGQMIVVERQASIQSRVEIDLPTDHSVHTGSIDDFNASLNWATRLAASLGLAYLAAGSTVTVRMGQQALTVENSTKGKAKLLDALARVQETTDGRHVGHRCDRRGFHLAIVTDKCVQGMHLPHEISGRMIVIRTCHEGHCEDQHAHDDACLRGLWLDLNPHLGEQFQREWKRVCHAG from the coding sequence ATGTTGGGCCGTCTTTTATTGAAAGTCAGTTCGGCGGCTCACGGTCTGCTCACCTATGATTTTTGTCCCTGGGCAAATCGATGGGTCTATTGGGTCAAGCACCCATTGTCTTTTCTCTCGCTGACAACCATTGCTGCCATTGCCTGCGCTATCTGGATCAATCCTTATTCGTTCATTGGTGTTGCGGGTGCGTTATTGATCCTGGCCGTGGGGTATGTCTGGCCCTACCTGAGTATGTGGGGGGTCTCTGGGGAGATTGAATTTGAACAGACTCATTGCAGTGAAGGGGAGTCGGCTCGAATTCAACTCGTCGTCAACAATCGGTGGCCATGGCCTGTCTGGGGTCTGAAAATCGTCTGTCCGACATCTCCGCAGTCAAGGCAGGCGACCGGTGAAGGTCATCCGGTCCCAAGAGAAGTCTGGGCATCGCTGGCATCGATCCCTGCCGGAACTCATTCAACCTTTCGCTGGGAGTGGTTCCCTTCAGTTCGAGGTGAGTATCCCCAAGTGATTCCATGCCTGGAATCTTCATTTCCATTTGGCTTTCAAGTGGCCTCTCGAAAACTTCAGGTCAGGAATCGACTGATTGTCTGGCCCAGGGTGTGGACTTTGACATCGTTGCTGGATGCGATTGAAGTCTTTCCAACGGCCGAAGTCTTTTCTGATCATCGGGTCGGTGATCAAGGTGATCTTCTCGGGACGCGGGCTTTCCGGCAGGGTGATTCGCTACGCCGCGTGCATTGGGCACAGACAGCCCGGCATGGGCAGATGATCGTTGTCGAAAGGCAGGCCTCAATCCAATCCAGGGTCGAAATCGATCTGCCCACAGATCACTCGGTGCATACCGGAAGCATTGACGATTTCAATGCCTCTTTAAACTGGGCGACGCGTCTGGCGGCCAGTCTGGGGTTAGCCTATCTGGCTGCAGGAAGCACTGTGACCGTTCGTATGGGCCAACAGGCACTCACTGTGGAGAACAGTACCAAAGGCAAAGCGAAGCTGTTGGATGCGCTGGCGCGAGTTCAAGAAACGACAGATGGCCGTCATGTTGGGCATCGATGCGATCGCCGGGGATTCCATCTGGCAATTGTGACTGACAAATGTGTGCAGGGGATGCACCTGCCTCATGAAATTTCCGGGCGCATGATCGTTATCCGAACCTGTCACGAAGGGCATTGCGAAGATCAGCATGCTCATGACGATGCGTGTCTGCGTGGACTCTGGCTGGATCTGAACCCACATCTGGGAGAGCAGTTTCAACGCGAATGGAAGAGAGTGTGCCATGCCGGCTAA
- a CDS encoding phytoene/squalene synthase family protein — MAPAPASESLPQSARRLSVAESFQWAEEVTRRSRSNFRWSFFTLDRQRRQAMEALYSFMRLTDDLGDDEGLSISERTEQLIAWRKMLDVALAGESQPHPLMPALVDTISRYKIPAKYLHDVITGVEMDLHPVQLKSWAELEKYAYHVAGAVGLCCIHIWGFQEDQAQARALACGRAMQYTNILRDVNSDLALGRVYLPEELLRQHRYSLDDLRQRAYTAPFVSAMREFAEVTRANYREAALLVSELEPPGRPILRVMLDTYQTLLERIEHAEFRVFEQRIRVPVWQKLWFVGRTFLPGGFRRT; from the coding sequence ATGGCTCCTGCCCCTGCATCCGAGAGTTTACCGCAGTCTGCTCGCCGGCTCAGCGTGGCGGAATCTTTCCAATGGGCCGAAGAGGTCACAAGGCGATCCCGATCCAATTTTCGCTGGTCTTTTTTCACACTGGATCGCCAGCGGCGGCAGGCTATGGAAGCCTTATACAGCTTCATGCGCCTGACTGATGACCTGGGGGATGACGAGGGGCTGTCGATCTCTGAGCGAACTGAGCAACTGATCGCCTGGCGAAAAATGCTGGACGTTGCCCTGGCTGGCGAGAGTCAGCCACATCCTTTAATGCCGGCTCTGGTGGACACGATTTCCAGGTACAAGATCCCAGCCAAGTATCTGCATGATGTGATCACTGGAGTCGAGATGGATTTACATCCAGTTCAACTCAAGAGCTGGGCCGAACTGGAAAAGTATGCCTATCATGTCGCGGGAGCTGTGGGGCTGTGCTGTATTCACATCTGGGGATTTCAAGAGGATCAAGCACAGGCCCGGGCACTCGCCTGTGGCAGAGCCATGCAGTACACGAACATCCTGCGCGATGTGAACAGTGATCTTGCTCTGGGGAGAGTTTATCTACCCGAAGAATTACTGCGTCAGCATCGATACTCTCTTGATGACTTGCGGCAAAGGGCGTACACGGCACCGTTTGTCAGTGCGATGCGAGAGTTTGCCGAGGTGACCAGGGCTAACTACAGGGAGGCAGCACTGCTGGTGAGCGAACTGGAGCCACCGGGCAGGCCGATTCTTCGGGTGATGCTCGATACTTACCAGACTTTGCTGGAACGGATTGAACATGCAGAGTTCCGTGTTTTCGAACAGCGAATTCGTGTTCCGGTCTGGCAGAAACTCTGGTTTGTAGGCCGCACCTTCCTGCCAGGTGGATTTCGCAGGACGTAA
- the lexA gene encoding transcriptional repressor LexA, with product MKVNLTTRQKEIYDFLRDKIMNRGYGPTVREIGTHFGIRSPNGVMCHLKALERKGLISRESHMSRAIQLADSPASRMTLPMAGQIAAGIPVLAEQQEERVDFSHLFDSEDHFCLRVKGDSMIEDQIAEGDYVVIKRQADARDGEIVVALVDGVDATLKRFYREPTRIRLEPANSTMKPIYSNRVEVLGVLVGVIRQFN from the coding sequence ATGAAGGTCAATCTGACGACGCGGCAAAAAGAGATTTACGACTTTCTCCGCGACAAGATTATGAATCGAGGATACGGTCCGACTGTCAGAGAAATCGGGACTCACTTTGGTATTCGCTCTCCCAACGGGGTGATGTGCCACTTGAAGGCCCTCGAACGAAAAGGGCTGATCTCCCGTGAATCTCATATGTCGCGGGCGATTCAACTAGCTGACAGCCCAGCTTCCCGTATGACTCTTCCCATGGCAGGCCAGATTGCTGCCGGTATTCCGGTGTTGGCAGAACAGCAGGAAGAACGAGTCGATTTCAGCCATCTCTTCGATTCAGAAGATCATTTCTGTCTGCGAGTCAAAGGTGACTCCATGATCGAAGATCAGATTGCTGAAGGCGATTACGTGGTCATCAAGCGCCAAGCCGATGCCCGTGATGGCGAAATCGTTGTGGCCCTTGTCGATGGCGTGGATGCCACACTCAAGCGGTTCTATCGTGAACCAACTCGAATTCGTCTTGAACCTGCCAATAGCACCATGAAGCCGATCTACTCGAATCGAGTCGAAGTTCTGGGCGTGCTGGTCGGTGTCATTCGCCAATTCAACTGA
- a CDS encoding TlpA disulfide reductase family protein produces the protein MIRINCSYALILSLLTFAAAGCSDTAGTTIVGTNSASEAVSPGDNPSVVTSGQPGSALPVASIPAPGSSATPGNADDDEPEEPLEPLTETPEPEKGSPEWAVREILRIRLLPYPVIETAAADNPASQEKLREQMEAQKKLRTERNKQIIELATGALAVTAKDKAQERLFTVSAHHLLESHLQLALQGDAESTSALYDIAAVFFENRPESDAAAEAQQTVVSLAHSNALRSSETEPRWLIELSRQSQLYATRFPKDSAKSLPFLLAAATSCEMNGQLEEAVTCYRLIEQKFPGTPEAQQITNVLRRIDLPGKSLELAGPALDGNFITMDEYRGKAVLVVFWSTASKPFRDQLPQLLEISKKYEKYCVTVGVNLDLEESAVDRFLEETGVSWPQIFHSERAKRGWNHPLATHYGINTLPTIWLIDPQGTVISTQVQPSTLEPELREVLLKHLRAAKAQETNQN, from the coding sequence ATGATTCGAATAAACTGCAGTTATGCACTGATATTGAGCCTTTTGACCTTCGCAGCTGCTGGCTGCAGCGACACTGCCGGCACAACAATTGTGGGCACAAACTCAGCCTCCGAGGCGGTCTCTCCCGGTGACAATCCGTCCGTAGTCACTTCAGGCCAGCCAGGAAGTGCCCTGCCTGTGGCTTCGATTCCTGCCCCAGGGAGTTCTGCAACTCCCGGAAACGCGGACGATGATGAACCTGAAGAACCCCTCGAACCACTCACCGAGACTCCTGAACCGGAGAAAGGCTCACCTGAATGGGCCGTTCGTGAAATTCTGCGAATTCGCCTGCTCCCCTACCCTGTGATTGAGACTGCCGCTGCCGATAACCCAGCGTCTCAGGAAAAACTCCGGGAACAAATGGAAGCGCAGAAGAAACTCCGCACAGAACGAAACAAACAGATTATCGAACTTGCGACCGGGGCATTGGCAGTCACAGCGAAGGACAAAGCTCAGGAGCGACTCTTTACCGTTTCAGCTCATCACCTTCTCGAAAGCCACCTGCAACTGGCTTTGCAAGGAGATGCCGAGAGTACGTCGGCCCTGTATGACATTGCTGCCGTCTTTTTCGAGAATCGACCGGAATCAGATGCCGCTGCCGAAGCTCAGCAGACTGTGGTCAGCCTGGCACATTCCAATGCACTGCGTTCTTCAGAAACTGAGCCACGCTGGCTGATTGAACTCTCCAGACAGTCGCAATTGTATGCGACACGCTTTCCCAAGGATTCGGCCAAAAGCTTGCCGTTCCTCTTAGCTGCAGCCACAAGTTGCGAAATGAACGGTCAACTCGAAGAAGCCGTGACCTGCTACCGCCTCATCGAGCAGAAATTTCCAGGAACTCCCGAAGCACAGCAAATCACCAACGTCCTGCGCCGGATTGATCTCCCAGGTAAATCACTCGAACTCGCCGGGCCGGCTCTGGATGGCAATTTCATCACCATGGATGAGTATCGCGGCAAAGCCGTTCTTGTGGTCTTTTGGTCAACAGCTTCCAAACCTTTTCGCGATCAACTTCCCCAACTGCTGGAAATCTCGAAAAAATACGAGAAATACTGCGTCACAGTGGGTGTCAATCTGGATCTCGAAGAATCCGCAGTCGATCGATTCCTGGAGGAAACCGGTGTCTCCTGGCCACAGATTTTCCATTCAGAGCGAGCCAAACGCGGGTGGAATCATCCTCTGGCCACTCACTACGGCATTAATACCTTGCCCACGATTTGGCTGATCGATCCTCAGGGAACGGTCATTTCTACACAGGTTCAGCCTTCGACTCTCGAACCAGAATTACGAGAAGTGCTGCTCAAGCATTTGCGGGCAGCCAAAGCCCAGGAAACTAACCAGAACTGA